Proteins encoded within one genomic window of Alcanivorax sp. REN37:
- the wecB gene encoding non-hydrolyzing UDP-N-acetylglucosamine 2-epimerase: protein MTQLKKVMCVFGTRPEAIKMAPVVKALEAQEGIESRVCVTAQHREMLDQVLKLFDIQPDYDLNIMAPGQDLYDITTRILLGLRDVFRKEKPDMILVHGDTSTTFVASLAAFYEKIAIGHVEAGLRSGNLQSPWPEEANRRLTGVLTQVHFAPTATAQDALLREGVDPATVVVTGNTVIDALLWVKERIDGDAELRGRLASELPYGTERPMVLVTGHRRESFGGGFERICQAVAKLATTHPDHEFVYPVHLNPNVQEPVKRLLSGLNNVHLISPQDYLPFVWLMMNAKLILTDSGGIQEEAPSLGKPVLVMRDTTERPDAISAGTVKLVGTEADTIYRAAHELLTDDSAWQAMSRAHNPYGDGTAAKQIAAALKP from the coding sequence ATGACGCAGTTGAAGAAAGTGATGTGTGTGTTTGGTACCCGCCCGGAAGCCATCAAGATGGCCCCGGTGGTAAAAGCGCTGGAAGCGCAGGAAGGCATTGAGTCACGCGTCTGCGTAACTGCCCAGCACCGCGAGATGCTCGATCAGGTGCTCAAGCTGTTCGATATCCAACCGGATTACGACCTCAACATCATGGCGCCGGGGCAGGACCTCTACGACATCACCACCCGCATTCTGCTCGGCCTGCGTGATGTATTCCGCAAGGAAAAGCCGGACATGATCTTGGTGCACGGCGACACCAGCACCACCTTCGTGGCCTCCCTGGCCGCCTTCTACGAGAAAATCGCCATCGGCCACGTGGAAGCGGGGCTGCGCTCCGGCAACCTACAATCGCCTTGGCCGGAAGAAGCCAACCGACGTTTGACCGGTGTGCTGACCCAAGTGCATTTCGCGCCAACAGCTACTGCACAAGACGCCCTGCTGCGCGAAGGCGTCGACCCCGCCACAGTGGTGGTCACCGGCAACACCGTGATTGATGCCCTGCTGTGGGTGAAGGAGCGCATCGACGGCGATGCGGAACTGCGCGGCCGTTTGGCAAGCGAGCTGCCCTACGGCACCGAGCGCCCGATGGTACTGGTTACGGGGCACCGCCGCGAAAGCTTCGGCGGCGGCTTTGAACGCATCTGCCAAGCCGTCGCCAAGTTAGCCACTACCCATCCAGATCACGAATTCGTCTATCCGGTGCACCTGAACCCCAATGTGCAAGAACCGGTAAAGCGCTTGCTCAGCGGCCTCAACAACGTGCACCTGATCAGCCCGCAGGATTACCTGCCGTTCGTCTGGCTGATGATGAACGCCAAATTGATTCTCACCGACTCCGGCGGCATCCAGGAAGAAGCACCGTCACTGGGCAAGCCCGTGTTGGTCATGCGTGATACCACCGAACGCCCCGACGCCATTAGCGCCGGCACCGTCAAGCTAGTGGGCACTGAAGCCGACACCATTTACCGCGCCGCCCATGAACTGCTGACTGACGACAGTGCGTGGCAGGCCATGAGCCGTGCCCACAACCCGTACGGCGATGGCACCGCTGCCAAGCAAATCGCCGCCGCACTGAAACCCTGA
- the wecC gene encoding UDP-N-acetyl-D-mannosamine dehydrogenase → MSFDTLCVIGLGYIGLPTATMFASHGKTVIGVDVNQHAVDTINQGKIHIVEPDLDKAVHEAVSAGRLRATTQPEPADAFLVAVPTPFKKELREDGIPEPDLSYIEAASKALAPVLKKGDLVILESTSPVGATEQMAAWLAEARSDLSFPQQAGDEADILIAHCPERVLPGRVMIELIENDRIVGGMTTKCAEAAVELYQTFVKGECLTTNARTAEMAKLTENAFRDVNIAFANELSLICDEQDINVWELIKLANRHPRVNILQPGPGVGGHCIAVDPWFIVSVDPENARLIHASRLINDAKPQWVITKALEVVKKIAEEKLVDRVTVSCYGLSFKANIDDLRESPALGIARELHKNKKIELLICEPYISKLPKGFESASLVDFDRAIMADLHLLLVDHDFFRKKSRPGGEVIDTRGVWR, encoded by the coding sequence ATGAGCTTCGATACCCTCTGCGTCATCGGCCTGGGCTACATCGGCCTGCCTACCGCCACCATGTTTGCTAGCCACGGCAAGACCGTGATCGGCGTGGACGTTAACCAACACGCCGTGGATACCATCAATCAGGGCAAGATCCACATTGTTGAGCCGGACCTGGACAAAGCCGTGCACGAGGCCGTGTCTGCCGGCCGTTTGCGTGCTACCACCCAACCCGAGCCCGCTGATGCATTCCTAGTGGCGGTGCCGACACCGTTCAAGAAAGAGCTGCGTGAAGATGGCATCCCGGAACCAGACTTGAGCTACATCGAAGCAGCCTCTAAAGCGCTGGCGCCAGTGCTTAAGAAAGGCGATTTGGTGATTTTGGAATCTACATCGCCGGTAGGGGCCACTGAGCAGATGGCGGCGTGGCTGGCAGAAGCACGCTCGGATCTCAGCTTCCCGCAGCAGGCGGGTGATGAGGCCGATATTCTGATCGCCCATTGCCCAGAACGGGTATTGCCTGGCCGGGTGATGATCGAGCTGATCGAGAACGACCGCATTGTCGGCGGCATGACCACCAAGTGCGCTGAAGCAGCCGTAGAGCTTTACCAGACCTTCGTCAAAGGCGAGTGCCTGACCACCAATGCCCGCACTGCGGAAATGGCTAAACTCACGGAAAATGCCTTCCGCGATGTAAACATTGCCTTTGCCAATGAGCTGTCGCTGATTTGTGATGAGCAGGACATCAATGTGTGGGAGTTGATCAAGCTGGCGAATCGGCATCCGCGCGTGAATATTTTGCAGCCGGGACCGGGGGTTGGGGGGCACTGTATTGCGGTGGATCCGTGGTTCATCGTATCCGTTGACCCGGAGAATGCTCGCTTAATTCATGCCTCCAGGTTGATAAATGACGCAAAACCGCAATGGGTTATTACAAAAGCTCTGGAAGTGGTTAAAAAAATTGCGGAGGAGAAGTTGGTCGATCGAGTCACAGTTTCCTGTTATGGGTTGTCTTTCAAGGCAAATATTGACGACCTGAGGGAGAGTCCGGCGCTTGGTATAGCAAGAGAGCTTCATAAAAATAAAAAAATAGAATTGCTTATATGTGAGCCGTATATATCTAAACTACCGAAAGGGTTTGAAAGCGCCTCTCTCGTAGATTTCGACAGAGCGATTATGGCTGATTTGCATTTGCTACTTGTGGATCATGACTTCTTCAGAAAAAAAAGTAGACCCGGGGGTGAGGTAATTGATACTCGCGGAGTATGGCGTTAA
- a CDS encoding glycosyltransferase, translated as MKANSKMKVVVVTSYPLIEPVVANRMIPFLNGFLEDGREVHYLCPSSDGKPVSFPHSVRVHEVALSLEKPAGFFGRALKEMKDAFKLLKTARKVDASVYLVTAPSMFLIFLSPLLLLKYKVVLDIRDLSWEYLSDQKVSQRFAKYLFRIIFERALGFFEVVSVTNDTEYKYVSRKMRQRRDVIQVSNGVSQLQFERLSKVEPSQNESMVVSYIGNVGLAQDLSTLVKVAALRPKIKFKIIGAGNDLHRVQELSKRLQLVNVEFVGRVPWEEVIYYYNQSDVLYAQLAPCFSGAMPSKLYEYLATGKHIIYGGGDQAQRILMEFSNYQLVEPCDPYKLVGALDAANKMKVASFISMKDREKVADKYIRENQVIKLRDALRAMEANL; from the coding sequence GTGAAGGCCAACTCTAAGATGAAAGTAGTTGTCGTCACCAGCTATCCTCTTATCGAGCCAGTTGTAGCTAATAGAATGATTCCTTTTTTAAATGGTTTTTTAGAGGACGGAAGAGAAGTTCATTATTTATGCCCGTCATCAGATGGGAAACCTGTAAGCTTTCCTCACAGTGTCAGAGTTCATGAGGTGGCGCTTTCTTTAGAAAAGCCCGCAGGTTTTTTTGGACGCGCTCTTAAGGAAATGAAGGACGCGTTTAAATTGTTGAAGACGGCTAGAAAAGTTGACGCTTCTGTCTACTTAGTTACAGCACCCTCAATGTTCTTGATATTTTTATCACCGTTGTTGCTGTTGAAATACAAGGTTGTTCTCGATATCAGAGATCTTAGCTGGGAATATCTGTCTGATCAGAAGGTCTCGCAGCGATTTGCTAAATATCTATTTCGTATTATTTTTGAAAGAGCGCTGGGTTTTTTTGAGGTTGTTTCTGTTACAAATGATACCGAGTACAAGTACGTTAGTAGGAAGATGCGTCAACGCCGGGATGTAATTCAGGTCTCTAATGGGGTGTCGCAACTACAATTCGAGAGGCTTAGCAAGGTGGAGCCGTCTCAGAATGAATCCATGGTGGTATCCTATATCGGAAATGTGGGCCTTGCGCAAGACCTTTCTACTCTAGTCAAAGTTGCTGCTCTTCGACCAAAAATTAAATTTAAAATTATTGGTGCAGGTAATGATTTGCATCGAGTTCAAGAGCTTTCTAAAAGACTCCAGCTTGTCAACGTGGAGTTTGTTGGTAGAGTGCCATGGGAAGAAGTTATTTATTACTATAATCAATCTGATGTTCTCTACGCCCAGTTGGCTCCTTGCTTTTCTGGTGCTATGCCCTCGAAGCTGTATGAGTATTTAGCAACAGGAAAGCACATTATCTATGGCGGCGGTGATCAGGCCCAAAGAATACTAATGGAGTTTTCAAATTATCAGTTAGTAGAGCCATGCGATCCCTATAAATTAGTTGGCGCCCTCGATGCCGCCAACAAGATGAAAGTAGCCTCTTTCATAAGTATGAAAGATAGAGAGAAAGTGGCTGATAAGTATATTCGTGAGAACCAAGTGATCAAATTGAGGGACGCGCTAAGAGCTATGGAGGCAAATTTGTGA
- a CDS encoding O-antigen ligase family protein, whose product MVPLLLNHIKGWALAAYIAMGFFLTLYCFNVFANFSLEEYSLPITDYFSYVILFCVFPMLFFSALRSEEDFDRLANIIIFSGFLLGVVSYFLYAEQITGGVTRISAISRDNDDASYLSPLALSYSGSLTIIVSLMKLMSTTSRTLQKVFYLSAAISGLYCFMLGASRGSVVSLFISFILLLVIYRARFRLSTLIFLISILVCVPTFLSITGSGVFERVLNIRADVESGASSSARVEIWRAAFDSIKENPFFGGRIEVFGNYPHNFLVEAFMVTGLVGGGLFLFSYLYFSAKSFKLAVSEKYILPFLILTHGSVEKFFSGSVKDSILIFIALGMTCSALRLSREREACA is encoded by the coding sequence ATGGTACCCTTGCTGCTTAATCATATAAAAGGGTGGGCATTGGCAGCATATATCGCGATGGGCTTCTTTCTGACGCTGTATTGTTTCAACGTATTCGCTAACTTCTCTTTGGAAGAATATTCGCTGCCAATTACTGATTATTTTTCTTACGTTATCCTTTTTTGTGTTTTTCCGATGTTGTTCTTTTCTGCGTTGAGGTCTGAAGAAGACTTCGACAGGCTGGCAAATATCATCATATTTTCCGGTTTTCTGCTCGGCGTAGTTAGTTATTTTCTCTACGCTGAGCAAATAACCGGCGGGGTCACGCGCATTAGCGCAATATCTCGCGATAACGACGATGCTTCGTATTTGAGCCCCTTGGCGCTCTCCTACAGTGGATCACTGACCATCATTGTTTCACTGATGAAGTTGATGTCAACGACCTCCAGGACGCTTCAAAAGGTATTTTATTTGTCTGCAGCGATTTCCGGATTGTATTGCTTCATGCTTGGCGCCTCAAGGGGGTCCGTAGTATCGCTTTTCATTTCCTTTATCCTATTGCTCGTTATATATCGAGCTAGATTCAGGCTTTCAACGCTCATTTTTTTGATCAGCATACTGGTTTGTGTGCCGACATTTCTCTCAATTACTGGTAGCGGAGTTTTTGAAAGAGTCCTTAACATACGTGCTGATGTTGAATCTGGCGCCAGTTCTAGTGCAAGGGTCGAGATATGGCGAGCTGCATTCGACAGCATTAAGGAAAACCCGTTTTTTGGTGGCAGGATTGAAGTGTTCGGAAACTACCCTCATAACTTCTTAGTTGAAGCCTTCATGGTGACGGGTCTGGTTGGGGGCGGATTGTTTTTGTTTTCGTACCTGTATTTCTCGGCTAAGTCGTTCAAGTTGGCTGTGTCGGAGAAATACATATTGCCATTTCTTATTTTGACGCATGGGTCAGTGGAGAAGTTTTTTAGTGGAAGTGTTAAGGACTCTATCTTAATTTTTATTGCGTTGGGAATGACTTGTTCTGCTTTGCGGCTTTCGCGGGAGAGGGAAGCATGTGCTTAG
- a CDS encoding NAD-dependent epimerase/dehydratase family protein codes for MKAAITGASGFIGSHLIDRLSRESIEVVALSRRALYDLPENTTWVKIDSLEDVGNWSSHLHGVSVLYHLAGMAHQTRLQGNEALRAFERINVDATLLLAEHALKSGVGVFIYMSSIGVHGAETYAPLVPDSSVDPVDDYAVSKLKAENKLRAIFEGTSTRLIIVRPPMVYALSAPGNFQRLVRAVNIGVPLPFGLSRNKRSLISVYNLCDVLWLTFKRQLPSGTIILPCEAELRSTARIVKGIAVALKKPARLLPVPVFIMNWAAWLLGKRRAATKILGDFEIDPQALEDQLGLRFSGSFEDELCRGMSQGKTTSRKFTQPA; via the coding sequence GTGAAAGCTGCGATTACGGGAGCATCTGGCTTTATCGGCTCTCATTTAATAGACCGTCTTTCCCGTGAGTCTATCGAAGTTGTGGCGCTGTCTCGGCGGGCATTATACGACCTGCCTGAAAACACGACTTGGGTTAAAATTGATTCCCTAGAAGATGTTGGTAACTGGTCAAGCCATCTTCACGGAGTTTCGGTTTTATATCACTTGGCGGGCATGGCTCATCAGACACGGCTGCAGGGAAATGAGGCACTCAGAGCCTTTGAGCGCATAAATGTAGATGCGACACTGTTATTGGCTGAGCATGCACTAAAGTCGGGAGTGGGCGTTTTTATATATATGTCATCAATTGGAGTGCACGGAGCTGAAACTTACGCTCCGCTGGTTCCGGATTCTTCTGTCGATCCTGTAGATGACTATGCTGTCTCAAAGCTTAAGGCCGAGAATAAGCTTCGTGCTATTTTTGAAGGAACTAGCACTCGCTTAATTATTGTTAGGCCTCCTATGGTTTATGCACTGAGCGCACCTGGCAATTTTCAGCGCCTTGTTCGAGCCGTGAATATTGGCGTCCCTTTACCTTTCGGTCTTTCTCGAAATAAGCGCAGCCTTATTTCTGTGTACAACTTGTGTGATGTTCTCTGGCTAACCTTTAAGCGTCAACTACCCTCTGGTACGATAATTCTGCCTTGCGAGGCAGAGCTGCGGAGTACGGCGCGAATTGTTAAAGGTATCGCAGTGGCTTTGAAGAAGCCAGCAAGGCTTTTACCCGTACCAGTTTTTATTATGAACTGGGCAGCTTGGTTACTAGGTAAGCGTAGAGCTGCCACCAAGATATTGGGCGATTTCGAGATCGATCCGCAAGCACTTGAAGACCAGTTGGGACTACGGTTTTCCGGAAGTTTTGAAGATGAGCTTTGTCGAGGGATGTCCCAGGGAAAAACCACTTCTAGAAAATTTACTCAACCAGCCTAA
- a CDS encoding lipopolysaccharide biosynthesis protein, with protein sequence MQGLSYAKNAAWNYGGILALTLTAIVAAPIYIHYMGDDGFGLFRLTIYSIISFAFLLELGAAAALKRIIGSSLNRGDFSEAKTAIFLGFTFFLALSLLSVLASTQASSALAKILSVDESKVNEFSRLVRIAGIYLGVLFMQTPLNALSTAIGRFDYIQLPQVSLRVLQLVFLPAMVAFNDHSAVAGGYATLAAAALSLMFSYYLPRRELHQIFSQGQFQFSGSIMKEFFSLSGYSLVIAILPAFLYYGADFAVARYHGATSVALFAIATIVATQVRTFVSGVLSPGFAYASKMAALGDIDGLGALIKKLLRYGVSAWVLFSFPLIFFAEPIISVWVGETYSSYWILTVIQLLGVVGVALYLSIYTVMNAMGRLRAIAVMSAGFVGAAAGALYLVGESGASTLEWIAACVAITLFIRGVACVLYVSNIFGAHIFLYLVKVFTKSLIVFVLTALLYQIVRLLLDDFHAAYLWIGFPIIAIFNLIFCCFCFLSRQELSMARRKLFLIGNRVLKRKLS encoded by the coding sequence ATGCAGGGCTTGTCATATGCGAAAAATGCTGCCTGGAATTACGGTGGCATACTAGCATTAACTCTCACGGCCATAGTTGCTGCTCCCATATACATTCATTATATGGGTGATGATGGGTTTGGTCTGTTTCGGCTGACAATATACTCGATAATAAGCTTTGCGTTTCTGTTAGAGTTAGGGGCTGCTGCCGCACTAAAACGCATCATCGGGTCTTCTCTGAATAGGGGTGACTTTTCTGAGGCAAAAACTGCAATATTTCTCGGATTTACTTTCTTCCTGGCGCTGTCGCTTTTGTCGGTGTTGGCATCAACTCAGGCATCGTCAGCGCTCGCCAAAATTCTATCCGTCGACGAATCAAAAGTGAATGAGTTTAGTCGACTGGTAAGGATCGCCGGGATATATTTGGGGGTGTTGTTTATGCAAACCCCCCTTAACGCTCTTTCCACTGCAATTGGACGATTCGATTATATTCAGCTGCCGCAAGTAAGTTTGCGAGTACTGCAATTGGTGTTTTTACCTGCCATGGTGGCGTTCAATGATCATAGTGCTGTTGCAGGAGGGTATGCTACCCTAGCTGCGGCCGCATTGTCCTTGATGTTCAGCTACTACCTTCCAAGAAGGGAACTTCACCAGATATTTAGTCAGGGCCAATTTCAATTCTCCGGCAGTATCATGAAGGAATTCTTTAGTTTGAGCGGCTATAGTCTGGTGATCGCCATTTTGCCGGCTTTTCTTTACTATGGCGCCGATTTTGCGGTCGCGAGATACCATGGCGCCACGAGCGTTGCATTGTTCGCTATAGCCACTATTGTGGCAACCCAAGTTCGCACGTTTGTATCCGGTGTCCTATCGCCCGGATTTGCTTACGCCAGCAAAATGGCTGCATTAGGAGATATAGATGGATTAGGCGCGCTGATAAAAAAGTTACTCAGATACGGAGTTAGTGCCTGGGTGCTCTTTTCTTTCCCCTTGATCTTCTTTGCCGAGCCAATAATATCAGTGTGGGTGGGCGAGACGTATTCGAGTTACTGGATATTGACAGTCATCCAGCTACTTGGTGTTGTCGGGGTTGCTCTCTACTTGAGCATATACACGGTCATGAATGCAATGGGGCGTTTGAGAGCCATTGCCGTCATGTCTGCCGGCTTTGTAGGTGCTGCAGCAGGCGCCTTGTATCTCGTTGGGGAGAGTGGAGCATCAACTCTAGAGTGGATCGCAGCATGCGTTGCAATAACTCTATTTATCAGAGGTGTAGCATGTGTCTTATATGTCTCCAATATCTTCGGTGCCCACATTTTTCTGTATCTTGTAAAGGTTTTTACTAAGTCGCTAATCGTCTTTGTTTTGACGGCACTGCTTTATCAGATTGTGCGCCTTCTTTTAGATGATTTTCATGCTGCCTATCTGTGGATAGGGTTTCCCATTATTGCGATATTTAACTTAATTTTCTGTTGCTTCTGCTTCCTGAGTAGGCAGGAGCTGAGTATGGCAAGGAGAAAGCTGTTTTTGATCGGAAATAGAGTTTTGAAGAGGAAGTTGTCATGA
- a CDS encoding heparinase II/III domain-containing protein → MLIRILYTLLPLRLHQWYSLLYYRIIRRFWPFRLPPVNGFIFENRRFDFQKYMPSPWHGNNEFTFLNVKGKVRWDKFEPIPEQAMLWQYNLHYLDELWACNSSNDISSQRDLILAWWEANKEVLGVPWDPYPTSLRAVNLCKWLWLNPGQIDSCKAGTILGRHYIEIRRKLEIHLQANHLFANLKALWFIQAALPEVRSRDWQWLIAKIKAQISEQFDDCGGHFELSPMYHRIMLWDLMDMLELASDVIDFSVLKPILEDKIRKGLRWAIALSHSDGEIALFNDGALGGAPSLNSLICYASKLGVAEPQFKDGSYSGYLVTRKNIATLICDAAPVGPAFQPGHAHADSLSFELSLGLSRVVVNSGTSVYELTPERLYQRSTAAHNTVVVDGKNSSDVWSSFRVGRKARASIIRQVIKEGFAEFEASHDGYRGCMHRRLWRLSDDRLTIRDSLNGKFCEASAFFHFHPEVKINILDRDAICVCGGDFKMKVFFCGAENLEVRIKDGFWYPKFGEMKANKFAEVTWSSGALSTEFSWEVIREGQL, encoded by the coding sequence ATGTTGATAAGGATTCTCTATACTCTTTTACCATTGAGACTACATCAGTGGTACAGCTTGCTATATTATCGAATTATACGTCGCTTCTGGCCTTTTCGCCTGCCGCCAGTAAATGGCTTTATATTTGAGAATAGGAGATTTGATTTTCAGAAATATATGCCCTCGCCTTGGCATGGCAACAACGAATTCACATTCTTGAATGTGAAGGGAAAGGTACGCTGGGATAAATTTGAGCCAATACCTGAACAGGCCATGCTTTGGCAGTATAATCTCCACTATTTAGATGAGCTTTGGGCATGTAATAGCAGTAATGATATATCCTCTCAGCGTGATCTCATCTTGGCTTGGTGGGAGGCTAATAAGGAGGTCTTGGGAGTGCCTTGGGATCCTTATCCGACCTCGTTGCGAGCAGTAAATCTGTGCAAGTGGCTATGGTTAAATCCGGGGCAGATCGACAGCTGCAAGGCAGGTACTATTCTTGGGCGCCACTATATTGAGATTCGTAGGAAGCTCGAGATCCATCTTCAGGCCAATCATCTTTTTGCGAACCTTAAAGCACTTTGGTTTATACAAGCTGCATTGCCGGAGGTTAGGTCTCGGGATTGGCAGTGGTTAATAGCAAAGATCAAGGCGCAAATTTCAGAGCAGTTTGACGATTGCGGTGGCCACTTCGAGTTGTCCCCAATGTATCACAGGATAATGCTTTGGGATCTGATGGATATGCTAGAGTTGGCGAGCGATGTAATAGATTTCAGTGTGCTGAAGCCAATCTTGGAAGATAAAATAAGAAAAGGCCTTCGATGGGCGATTGCACTTTCACATTCTGATGGAGAAATAGCGCTATTTAATGACGGGGCGCTTGGAGGGGCTCCATCATTGAACTCCCTAATTTGCTATGCGTCAAAATTAGGGGTGGCTGAGCCTCAATTCAAGGATGGTTCTTACAGTGGCTATTTAGTAACTCGGAAAAATATTGCTACATTAATATGTGATGCTGCTCCGGTGGGGCCTGCCTTTCAGCCAGGTCACGCTCATGCGGATAGCCTCAGTTTTGAGCTTAGTTTAGGCCTTAGTCGAGTTGTAGTGAATTCGGGTACTTCGGTCTATGAGCTAACGCCCGAACGACTCTATCAACGCTCTACAGCAGCTCACAACACTGTAGTAGTTGACGGTAAAAACTCTTCAGATGTTTGGTCGTCGTTCCGTGTTGGGCGCAAGGCCAGAGCAAGTATTATTAGGCAAGTAATTAAAGAGGGATTCGCTGAATTTGAAGCGTCTCACGATGGCTATAGGGGCTGCATGCACAGGCGATTGTGGCGCTTATCGGATGATAGACTGACTATCCGAGATTCCTTGAATGGGAAGTTTTGTGAAGCATCAGCTTTTTTCCATTTCCATCCAGAAGTAAAAATTAATATTTTAGATCGAGATGCTATCTGTGTTTGTGGCGGCGATTTTAAAATGAAAGTGTTTTTTTGCGGTGCGGAAAATTTGGAAGTTCGAATAAAGGATGGTTTTTGGTATCCAAAGTTTGGTGAAATGAAGGCTAATAAATTTGCAGAGGTGACATGGTCGTCTGGCGCATTGTCTACCGAGTTCAGTTGGGAGGTCATTCGTGAAGGCCAACTCTAA
- a CDS encoding polysaccharide pyruvyl transferase family protein, producing MKTAVVTFHAAYNYGAVLQAYSLQKALEEAGFEPQMVDYWPETREAASKSMMSPLKGLKGLVINLLTLINYSNIRERRRRFDDFRRWAWKKSELRYQSNEHLLELLPNAELFITGSDQVWNPSSGIDPAYFLEFAVQSGRATASYAASIGVPDVQGDDARAMAPLIAAIERISVREHRAAEIVRNLTGRDAQVVVDPVFLQTAEQWNTLVKDPGITGDYLLVYAVRRRRYMEDIIRQIKQRYGLKVVLIPGTNPAARGFISADRVVWDAGPADFVSLFAHAKAVCTNSFHGTAFSIIYNKPFVSVSHTKGDSRVTSILERLDQRWRQLKEGDDLPEQFLSDFDCTSILDYHTRESFSFLNSLKKR from the coding sequence ATGAAGACCGCTGTCGTAACTTTTCACGCCGCATATAACTATGGTGCGGTTCTGCAGGCCTATTCGCTGCAAAAAGCGCTAGAAGAAGCGGGTTTCGAGCCGCAAATGGTTGATTATTGGCCCGAGACTAGGGAGGCTGCATCAAAAAGCATGATGTCGCCGCTGAAGGGGTTGAAAGGCCTTGTCATCAATCTCCTCACCTTGATCAATTATTCGAACATAAGAGAGCGGCGCAGGCGATTCGATGATTTTAGGAGATGGGCATGGAAGAAGAGCGAATTGAGGTACCAGAGCAATGAGCACTTGTTAGAGTTGCTGCCTAATGCTGAGCTGTTCATAACCGGTAGCGATCAGGTATGGAATCCTTCATCTGGAATTGATCCAGCCTATTTTCTCGAGTTCGCGGTCCAGTCTGGGAGAGCAACGGCATCCTATGCGGCGAGTATTGGCGTGCCAGACGTTCAGGGGGATGACGCGCGTGCCATGGCTCCCCTAATCGCCGCTATTGAACGCATATCTGTCCGTGAGCACAGGGCGGCAGAGATAGTAAGGAATCTGACAGGTAGAGATGCCCAGGTTGTCGTGGACCCGGTCTTTCTACAAACTGCCGAACAGTGGAACACATTGGTTAAGGATCCCGGCATTACAGGCGATTATCTGCTTGTGTACGCTGTCAGGAGAAGACGGTATATGGAAGATATCATTAGGCAGATCAAGCAGCGATACGGTCTCAAGGTGGTATTGATACCGGGCACCAACCCCGCCGCGCGGGGCTTCATTTCTGCCGACAGGGTCGTTTGGGATGCGGGCCCAGCTGATTTCGTGTCTCTATTTGCACATGCAAAGGCAGTCTGCACCAACTCATTTCATGGAACTGCGTTTTCGATAATTTATAACAAACCTTTTGTGAGTGTTTCCCACACAAAGGGTGACTCCAGAGTTACAAGCATACTTGAACGCCTTGATCAACGCTGGCGCCAGCTGAAGGAGGGTGACGATTTGCCGGAGCAGTTTCTGAGTGATTTCGATTGTACTTCTATATTGGATTACCATACTAGGGAGTCCTTTTCATTCCTGAATTCGTTGAAAAAAAGATAA